The Apodemus sylvaticus chromosome 5, mApoSyl1.1, whole genome shotgun sequence genome has a segment encoding these proteins:
- the Bhlhe23 gene encoding class E basic helix-loop-helix protein 23 gives MAELKSLSGDSYLALSHGYTVTGHAYAAARGPETTRGFGASGPCGDLPSAPASRVPAATVESSGEQSGDEDEAFERRRRRRGSGVAVDTRRRPREQRSLRLSINARERRRMHDLNDALDGLRAVIPYAHSPSVRKLSKIATLLLAKNYILMQAQALEEMRRLVAYLNQGQGLAAPVAAAPLTPFGQAAVYPFSAGAALGPCPDKCATFSGSPSALCKHCGEKP, from the coding sequence ATGGCCGAGCTCAAGTCGCTGTCGGGGGACTCGTACCTGGCGCTGAGCCACGGCTACACGGTAACCGGCCACGCCTACGCTGCGGCGCGCGGACCGGAGACCACACGCGGCTTCGGTGCATCCGGTCCGTGTGGCGACCTCCCTTCGGCTCCCGCTTCCCGCGTCCCCGCCGCGACGGTCGAGAGCAGCGGCGAGCAGAGCGGCGACGAGGACGAAGCCTTcgagaggcggcggcggcggcgagggTCCGGGGTTGCGGTGGACACACGGCGGCGGCCCCGGGAGCAGCGCTCGCTGAGACTCAGCATCAACGCGCGCGAGCGGCGACGCATGCACGACCTGAACGACGCGCTGGACGGGCTGCGCGCAGTCATCCCCTACGCGCACAGCCCGTCGGTGCGCAAGCTCTCCAAGATCGCCACGCTTCTGCTGGCCAAGAACTATATCCTCATGCAAGCGCAGGCCCTGGAGGAGATGCGGCGCTTGGTGGCCTACCTCAACCAAGGCCAAGGCCTCGCGGCGCCGGTGGCCGCCGCGCCTCTGACGCCCTTTGGCCAGGCAGCGGTTTATCCGTTCTCGGCGGGCGCCGCGCTCGGACCCTGCCCAGACAAGTGTGCCACCTTCTCAGGATCGCCCTCGGCGCTTTGCAAACACTGCGGCGAGAAGCCCTGA